Proteins encoded by one window of Emticicia oligotrophica DSM 17448:
- a CDS encoding ComF family protein, whose translation MKWFKHFLDIIYPRSCEACGEALLGGENLICTNCMVELPRTNSHILQIENISKRFWGKIPVDNAITFLNFSKKGRVQKLLHELKYRNKPEIGKYLGKLYGVDLKATEFNKKVDLIIGVPLHPSKFEQRGYNQADCIAEGLSEALDLPFRTDLVKRLTNTSTQTKKSRIERFYNVDRIFEVLAKEEIKGKRIAIVDDVLTTGATIESLGMILLEAEAKSISVITIAAAA comes from the coding sequence ATGAAATGGTTTAAGCATTTTTTAGATATAATCTATCCAAGAAGCTGCGAAGCATGTGGAGAAGCCCTTTTAGGTGGAGAAAATTTGATTTGTACAAATTGTATGGTAGAACTACCACGAACAAATTCACACATTTTACAAATTGAAAATATATCCAAGAGATTTTGGGGTAAAATTCCAGTTGATAATGCAATAACCTTTTTAAACTTTTCGAAAAAAGGTAGAGTTCAAAAATTATTGCATGAGCTTAAATACCGCAATAAACCAGAAATTGGGAAATACTTAGGTAAGCTTTATGGGGTAGATTTGAAAGCAACAGAATTTAATAAAAAAGTAGATTTAATAATTGGTGTTCCTCTCCATCCTAGCAAATTTGAACAAAGGGGATATAATCAAGCTGATTGCATTGCTGAAGGGCTTTCAGAAGCCCTAGATTTACCGTTTAGAACAGATTTGGTGAAAAGATTAACAAATACTTCAACTCAGACTAAAAAGAGTCGTATCGAAAGATTTTATAATGTAGATAGAATTTTTGAAGTTTTAGCAAAAGAAGAAATTAAAGGAAAAAGAATTGCGATTGTTGATGATGTATTAACTACAGGAGCAACAATAGAATCTTTAGGAATGATATTGCTTGAAGCAGAAGCAAAGAGCATTTCTGTAATAACAATTGCAGCAGCGGCATAA
- a CDS encoding exodeoxyribonuclease III, whose protein sequence is MKIISYNVNGIRSAINKGLLNWLKISNPDILCLQEIKLSETELVSPFFEELDYHCFWYPAQKRGYSGVALLSKTKPKHIQYGNGNPLVDNEGRMLRADFEDFSILSMYFPSGSSGDERQTVKMHFLEDFLVYVNNLRQELSNLVICGDVNICHREIDIHNPKSNANSSGFLPEEREWVGKFLDTGFVDTFRHFNQEPHHYTWWSYRAGAKQKNLGWRIDYHFVTENLKEKLISAAIHPDQLMSDHCPIELVLQ, encoded by the coding sequence ATGAAAATTATCTCTTATAATGTAAATGGAATTCGTTCTGCTATTAATAAAGGCCTTCTCAACTGGCTCAAAATTAGTAATCCTGATATTTTATGCCTACAAGAAATTAAACTTTCTGAAACGGAGCTTGTAAGTCCGTTTTTTGAAGAATTAGACTATCACTGTTTTTGGTATCCAGCACAAAAGCGTGGATATAGTGGAGTAGCATTACTTTCAAAAACAAAACCTAAACACATTCAGTATGGCAATGGAAATCCTTTGGTTGATAACGAAGGACGTATGTTAAGGGCTGATTTTGAAGACTTTTCAATTTTAAGTATGTATTTTCCTTCTGGTTCTTCTGGAGATGAAAGGCAGACAGTTAAAATGCACTTCCTAGAAGACTTTCTGGTTTATGTAAATAATCTTCGTCAAGAGTTATCAAATTTAGTTATCTGTGGAGATGTAAATATCTGTCATCGGGAGATAGATATCCATAATCCCAAGAGTAACGCAAATTCATCAGGCTTTTTACCTGAAGAACGCGAGTGGGTTGGCAAATTTCTTGATACTGGATTCGTTGATACTTTTAGGCACTTTAACCAAGAACCTCATCATTATACTTGGTGGTCTTATAGAGCAGGAGCAAAGCAAAAAAATTTAGGTTGGCGTATTGATTATCATTTTGTTACTGAAAACCTCAAAGAAAAACTTATTAGTGCTGCTATTCACCCAGACCAATTGATGTCTGACCACTGTCCGATTGAATTAGTTTTACAATAG
- the gldJ gene encoding gliding motility lipoprotein GldJ yields MKKLLFSSTAVALALSLMLSGCSSKKKASSINPGRKSTATGIAYNKKSKKGKEPIGLQVKDFKGQPAGPNLVYIEGGRFTMGTVEEDVTFSRDNLERTVTVSSFYMDETEITNLHWLEYLNAIQKDSSQEFYESALPDTTVWLSKLSFNDQFTEQYLRYPGFRMYPVVGVSWVQASDYCKWRTDAVNGEMASRFGDKTKSKTKIGFGKKSAKKAPVAEAPSAKTGGRLAIESGNVLPAYRLPTEAEWEYAAKALIGTQYMDENQSNQRIYPWDGSSLRKSKGKTKGTMLANFKRGRGDYAGIAGHQNDKGTITLEVYEFPPNDFGLYNMAGNVNEWVYDLYRPNSFQDVNDLNPIRRNDYLDEEKLYDKKGYNSLIDNHLRVYKGGSWNDVAYWLSPGTRRALDQDSSTATIGFRCAMIAIGPKGKRKI; encoded by the coding sequence ATGAAAAAACTACTTTTTAGTTCGACTGCGGTTGCTTTAGCTCTTTCGCTAATGCTCAGTGGTTGTTCGAGCAAAAAGAAAGCTTCAAGTATTAATCCTGGACGCAAAAGTACTGCAACCGGTATTGCATACAACAAGAAAAGTAAGAAAGGTAAAGAACCTATAGGTTTGCAGGTAAAGGATTTCAAGGGTCAACCAGCAGGTCCAAACCTTGTTTATATCGAAGGTGGGCGTTTTACTATGGGTACTGTGGAGGAAGATGTTACTTTTTCTCGTGATAACCTTGAAAGAACTGTTACAGTTTCGTCTTTTTATATGGATGAAACTGAAATTACTAATCTACACTGGTTAGAATACCTAAATGCCATTCAAAAAGATTCTTCTCAAGAATTTTATGAATCTGCTCTTCCTGATACAACAGTATGGCTAAGCAAGCTTTCATTCAATGACCAATTCACTGAACAATACCTTAGATATCCAGGTTTCCGAATGTATCCAGTTGTTGGGGTTTCTTGGGTTCAAGCATCTGATTATTGCAAGTGGAGAACTGATGCAGTTAATGGTGAAATGGCCTCACGTTTTGGTGACAAAACAAAATCTAAAACAAAGATTGGTTTTGGTAAGAAATCTGCTAAAAAAGCTCCAGTTGCAGAAGCCCCTTCTGCCAAAACAGGTGGTCGTTTAGCAATTGAATCAGGTAATGTTTTACCAGCTTACCGCCTCCCAACTGAAGCAGAGTGGGAATATGCAGCAAAAGCGTTGATTGGTACGCAATACATGGACGAAAACCAATCAAACCAACGTATTTACCCATGGGATGGTTCTTCTCTACGTAAAAGCAAAGGAAAAACAAAAGGTACGATGCTTGCCAACTTCAAGCGTGGCCGTGGTGACTATGCAGGTATTGCAGGTCATCAAAATGATAAAGGTACTATTACCCTTGAAGTTTATGAGTTCCCACCAAATGACTTTGGTCTTTATAATATGGCTGGAAATGTTAATGAGTGGGTATATGACCTTTACCGTCCAAACTCTTTCCAAGACGTTAATGATTTAAACCCAATCCGTCGTAATGACTATCTTGATGAAGAAAAGCTTTACGATAAAAAAGGTTATAATTCATTGATTGATAACCACTTGAGAGTTTATAAAGGTGGTTCATGGAATGATGTAGCTTATTGGTTATCTCCAGGTACACGCCGTGCATTAGACCAAGATTCTTCTACTGCTACTATTGGTTTCCGTTGTGCTATGATTGCCATTGGACCTAAAGGAAAACGTAAAATATAA
- a CDS encoding DUF4175 family protein yields MSPSVKTIFEKIDDYKRKYYKNLLIKGSLFTLALVLSTFLLLNTVEYFGRFNSTIRATLFFSFLALVIYSLFAWVIKPFLYLFHFHEPLSYEKAAQEIGKFFPEIGDRLLNTLQLAQISDSDNSLLQASIAQKTHELKFVKFADAIKIDENKKYLKYVLPPLALIMLIAAVSPKFFKSSTERIVYFQKDFAEEAPFKFKITNPELKAVKNEDFTLNLSLIGNAIPEAVYLVANDRKFKMNSVDGKNYNFTFSKVQDALDFHFLASGFKSNEFELELISRPNLLSFDVSLNYPSYLNKSNESFDNVGNLVVPEGTTVEWNFKASNTDSLYLLFENEPKHLSKDGFGDNFSYVRRMKNSSPYKIQLKNQFSANRENIDFYINVIPDKFPQIQLEQVKDTTLFNYIVLGGNINDDYGLSKFKLFYRPIRETTSNQNQAFVSLDVPFNKTQISQSFYYQFPLIELKLNPGEKVEYFLQVWDNDGVNGSKSTKTPVLTFALPSSKNYDAEIKKASEKTENMLEKLSEKSKKLKNELNNLENKLKSKKDLDFQEKKQLEDLLKKRDELMAEMKAMQEQFQQMQEKTNRFQQQSPELEKKMNQLKKLMEEIMNEDTSKMYEELKKMLEKGLDEKTVEQLEKLKNQERNMDKDIDRTLKLFKQLQMQQKIEKTANELEKLAEKQDKLSDETQKNDKEQNQQQKESKNDELKKEQEKLSKEFDDKKEQMKDIEELSKELKKDFDEQKDEQDEISDDQQNSEKQLEENQNNAASKSQKKASQKMKKMAQKMKESMKSQEMKEMDEDIDALRAILENLVKLSFDQEKIMKDFRSLNVSDPRFIKLSQEQLKIQDDAKMIEDSLYSLAKRVLQIQSFVTKEVTSMRNSMDESVKFIKERKLNIASAKQQFSMTSINNLALMLSDTFSQMQQMMANAMPGSGKSKGKKGSMPMPMGEKQEQINKGMDRLSKGGMSGREMSEQAAKLAQEQAELRRRIQQLQNELKGTDIGKKLGNELKDIEKRMDENETDLVNKRVNPDLIKRSRDIQTRLLEAEKAIQQQEEDPTRQSKTAQQFNRQSPPSMEKFMQEKQKQVELIRTVPPNYTPFYKKQTDNYFRKIK; encoded by the coding sequence ATGTCTCCATCTGTAAAAACTATTTTTGAAAAAATAGACGATTACAAAAGAAAGTATTATAAAAACCTTCTTATTAAAGGTTCGTTATTCACACTTGCTTTGGTTTTATCCACATTTCTGTTGCTTAATACCGTTGAATATTTTGGTAGATTCAATTCAACAATCAGAGCAACCTTGTTTTTTAGTTTTCTTGCCTTAGTAATTTATTCACTTTTTGCATGGGTGATTAAGCCTTTTTTGTATTTATTTCATTTTCATGAACCGCTTTCTTATGAAAAAGCCGCTCAAGAAATTGGCAAGTTTTTTCCTGAAATAGGAGATAGGCTATTAAATACACTTCAATTGGCACAAATTTCCGACTCCGATAATTCGCTTTTACAAGCTAGTATTGCTCAGAAAACACATGAACTTAAGTTTGTTAAGTTTGCCGATGCTATCAAAATCGATGAAAACAAAAAGTACCTAAAATATGTGCTCCCTCCTTTAGCATTAATTATGCTAATAGCGGCTGTTTCTCCTAAGTTTTTTAAGAGCAGTACAGAGCGTATTGTTTATTTTCAGAAAGATTTCGCAGAAGAAGCACCTTTTAAATTTAAAATTACCAACCCCGAACTTAAGGCTGTCAAAAATGAAGATTTTACTTTAAATCTATCACTTATCGGCAATGCCATTCCTGAAGCTGTTTATTTAGTTGCTAATGACCGAAAGTTTAAAATGAATTCTGTGGATGGTAAGAATTATAATTTTACCTTTTCAAAGGTTCAAGATGCATTAGATTTTCATTTTCTAGCATCAGGATTCAAATCAAATGAATTTGAATTAGAACTCATCAGTCGCCCAAATCTACTTTCTTTTGATGTTTCTTTAAATTATCCTTCTTATCTCAATAAATCAAATGAGAGTTTTGATAATGTTGGAAACCTTGTTGTACCAGAAGGAACGACAGTTGAGTGGAATTTCAAAGCTAGTAATACTGACTCTCTTTATCTTTTGTTTGAAAATGAACCCAAACATTTATCTAAAGATGGCTTTGGTGATAATTTTTCTTACGTTAGGCGAATGAAAAATTCTTCCCCTTACAAAATCCAGTTAAAAAATCAGTTTAGTGCCAATCGTGAAAATATTGACTTTTATATCAACGTTATTCCCGATAAATTTCCACAAATTCAGCTCGAACAAGTTAAAGACACTACCTTATTCAATTATATTGTCTTAGGTGGAAATATTAACGATGACTATGGTTTATCGAAATTCAAACTTTTTTATCGTCCTATCCGCGAAACAACCTCAAATCAGAATCAAGCATTTGTTTCTCTTGATGTTCCATTTAATAAAACTCAGATTTCCCAAAGTTTCTATTATCAGTTCCCACTAATTGAACTTAAACTTAATCCAGGTGAAAAGGTAGAATACTTTTTACAGGTTTGGGATAATGATGGAGTGAATGGTTCTAAAAGCACAAAAACGCCTGTTTTAACGTTTGCTTTACCTTCTTCGAAGAATTATGACGCCGAGATAAAGAAAGCCTCTGAAAAGACCGAAAATATGCTTGAAAAGCTTAGCGAGAAATCAAAGAAACTAAAAAATGAATTGAACAACCTTGAAAATAAACTAAAGAGTAAAAAAGACTTAGATTTTCAAGAAAAAAAGCAACTAGAAGACCTGCTCAAAAAGCGTGATGAGTTAATGGCTGAAATGAAAGCAATGCAAGAACAATTTCAGCAAATGCAGGAAAAAACAAACCGTTTTCAGCAACAATCTCCGGAGCTCGAAAAGAAAATGAACCAACTCAAAAAACTCATGGAAGAAATTATGAATGAGGATACTAGCAAAATGTATGAGGAGTTGAAAAAAATGTTGGAAAAAGGTCTTGATGAAAAAACTGTTGAACAACTTGAAAAACTCAAAAACCAAGAGCGTAATATGGATAAAGACATTGACCGTACGCTAAAACTTTTTAAGCAGCTTCAAATGCAACAGAAAATTGAAAAGACAGCTAATGAACTTGAAAAGTTAGCTGAGAAACAAGATAAACTTTCGGATGAAACTCAAAAGAATGATAAAGAACAAAATCAACAACAGAAAGAATCAAAAAATGACGAATTGAAAAAAGAGCAAGAAAAGCTTTCAAAAGAGTTCGATGATAAAAAAGAACAAATGAAAGATATTGAGGAGCTTAGCAAAGAATTGAAAAAAGATTTTGATGAGCAAAAGGATGAGCAAGATGAAATTTCAGATGACCAACAAAATTCCGAAAAGCAACTTGAAGAAAATCAAAATAATGCTGCTTCAAAAAGCCAAAAGAAAGCCTCTCAAAAAATGAAGAAGATGGCTCAAAAAATGAAAGAATCTATGAAGTCTCAAGAAATGAAGGAAATGGACGAAGATATAGATGCCTTGAGGGCTATTCTTGAGAATTTAGTTAAATTATCTTTCGACCAAGAAAAGATTATGAAGGATTTTAGAAGTCTAAATGTCTCAGACCCTCGATTTATTAAACTTTCTCAAGAACAATTAAAGATTCAAGATGATGCCAAAATGATTGAAGATAGTCTTTATTCATTAGCAAAACGTGTTCTTCAAATTCAATCTTTCGTGACAAAGGAGGTAACATCTATGCGAAACTCCATGGATGAAAGTGTAAAGTTTATCAAAGAACGTAAATTAAATATTGCTTCTGCCAAACAACAGTTTTCAATGACCTCCATTAATAATCTTGCATTAATGTTAAGTGATACTTTTAGTCAAATGCAACAAATGATGGCAAATGCTATGCCTGGAAGTGGAAAGAGCAAAGGAAAGAAAGGTAGTATGCCAATGCCAATGGGTGAAAAACAAGAGCAAATCAACAAAGGAATGGATAGACTTTCCAAGGGAGGAATGTCTGGAAGAGAGATGTCTGAGCAAGCCGCCAAACTTGCCCAAGAACAAGCAGAATTGAGAAGAAGAATTCAACAACTTCAAAATGAATTAAAAGGTACTGATATTGGAAAAAAACTCGGCAATGAACTGAAAGATATTGAAAAGAGAATGGACGAAAATGAAACTGATTTAGTTAACAAGCGAGTAAACCCTGATTTAATCAAACGTTCTCGAGATATTCAGACTCGTCTTTTAGAAGCAGAGAAAGCGATTCAACAGCAAGAGGAAGACCCTACGCGTCAATCTAAGACAGCACAACAATTCAATCGTCAATCTCCTCCTTCTATGGAAAAGTTTATGCAGGAAAAACAAAAACAAGTAGAATTAATTCGCACAGTTCCGCCTAATTATACTCCATTCTACAAGAAACAAACTGATAATTATTTTAGAAAAATCAAGTAA